The following coding sequences lie in one Pseudoxanthomonas sp. SE1 genomic window:
- a CDS encoding formylglycine-generating enzyme family protein: MPSVTVTGDDSGVDELNWRPPAVALVPDDAADAHRRAARALSEGRLFDGPDDAIPLYLALQRLDAGDARAKTGLGRSLDRLLDQGAQVMRHAEDRTEALRRARQIAAVARTVAPADPAVIAYLARVDEADQLTRLNVASERALREGTLGENGGGALAGFREVLKWKPGQPRAMQGVAAVESAMIRRAEEAALASDFATTRLWLDHAAKVREDAQTVADARVRVEAIRMARIAELRDAGVRDMATPLGLKDARVKLAEVLRIAEPGNRVAADFRQRIDLATHYGLYRPGQAFTDALHHGGRGPAMVVVPHGGFSMGAGEDEKDAADAEKPAHYVRFDRGFAMALHPVTVGEFRRFVEATQYRPRATRRGHSIVYDERSGNFVRRSGVDWRSDYNGQPASDDMPVLHVSVYDAEAYAEWLAGQTGHGYRLPSEAEYEYALRAGQQGRYPWGNGQPPRGVANLTGGNDRSPSGRTWNNAFIGYGDGYWGPAPVGRFRANAFGLKDLDGNISEWVGDCWHASYRRAPADGAAWFNPGCRSRVVRGGSWASSPAQARAAWRSSSDSDMTNARVGFRVVRGI, translated from the coding sequence ATGCCCAGCGTGACCGTGACGGGCGACGACAGCGGCGTGGACGAACTGAACTGGCGCCCGCCCGCCGTGGCCCTGGTGCCCGACGATGCTGCCGACGCGCACCGGCGCGCGGCGCGTGCGTTGTCCGAAGGGCGCCTGTTCGATGGGCCGGACGACGCGATTCCGCTTTACCTCGCGCTGCAGCGGCTCGATGCCGGCGATGCGCGCGCGAAGACCGGCCTCGGCCGCAGCCTGGACCGCCTGCTGGACCAGGGCGCGCAGGTGATGCGCCATGCCGAGGACCGCACCGAGGCCCTCCGTCGTGCACGGCAGATCGCCGCCGTGGCGCGTACCGTGGCCCCGGCCGATCCGGCGGTGATCGCCTATCTCGCGCGGGTGGACGAGGCCGACCAGCTCACCCGGCTGAACGTGGCCAGCGAACGCGCCCTGCGCGAAGGCACGCTGGGCGAGAACGGCGGCGGCGCACTGGCGGGTTTCCGCGAAGTGCTGAAATGGAAGCCCGGCCAGCCGCGCGCCATGCAGGGTGTTGCCGCAGTGGAGAGCGCCATGATCCGCCGCGCGGAAGAGGCGGCGCTGGCCAGCGACTTCGCCACCACGCGCCTCTGGCTGGACCATGCCGCCAAGGTCCGCGAGGACGCGCAGACCGTGGCCGATGCGCGCGTGCGCGTGGAGGCCATCCGCATGGCGCGCATCGCCGAACTGCGCGATGCCGGCGTACGCGACATGGCCACCCCGCTCGGGCTGAAGGACGCACGCGTGAAGCTGGCCGAGGTGTTGCGCATCGCCGAGCCCGGCAACCGCGTGGCGGCCGATTTCCGCCAGCGCATCGACCTGGCCACGCACTACGGCCTGTACCGTCCGGGCCAGGCTTTCACCGATGCACTGCACCATGGTGGCCGCGGGCCGGCGATGGTGGTGGTGCCGCATGGTGGCTTCAGCATGGGCGCGGGCGAGGACGAAAAGGATGCCGCCGATGCCGAGAAGCCCGCCCACTACGTGCGGTTCGATCGCGGATTCGCGATGGCCCTGCACCCGGTGACGGTGGGCGAATTCCGCCGCTTCGTGGAAGCAACCCAGTACCGCCCACGCGCCACGCGACGCGGGCACTCCATCGTCTACGACGAGCGCAGCGGCAATTTCGTGCGCCGCAGCGGCGTGGACTGGCGCTCGGACTACAACGGCCAGCCCGCCAGCGACGACATGCCGGTGCTGCACGTCAGCGTGTACGACGCCGAGGCCTACGCCGAATGGCTGGCCGGCCAGACCGGCCATGGCTACCGCCTGCCCAGCGAGGCCGAATACGAATACGCCCTGCGTGCCGGCCAGCAGGGCCGCTATCCCTGGGGCAACGGCCAGCCCCCCCGCGGGGTGGCCAACCTGACCGGGGGCAACGACCGTTCGCCCAGCGGGCGGACCTGGAACAACGCCTTCATCGGCTACGGCGACGGCTACTGGGGGCCGGCGCCGGTGGGCCGCTTCCGCGCCAATGCCTTCGGCCTGAAGGACCTGGACGGCAACATCAGCGAATGGGTCGGCGACTGCTGGCACGCCAGCTACCGGCGCGCTCCGGCGGATGGCGCGGCATGGTTCAATCCCGGCTGCCGGTCGCGGGTGGTGCGCGGCGGCTCCTGGGCCAGTTCACCGGCACAGGCACGTGCCGCGTGGCGCTCGTCGTCGGATTCGGATATGACTAATGCGCGGGTGGGCTTCCGCGTCGTTCGCGGCATCTAG
- a CDS encoding M48 family metallopeptidase, whose product MRQDPNGRSHYGQGGGRRGGGLGNLRWLILLGFLVYGGCYYLNNRVVDPYTGEKVLIDNSIGVEEEKALGLQAYEEILQQERPVDPNSQIAQQVRTIAQRLIAKIPEVEAAIAAEKGTQPSGNWKTFEWDVNVIQSDQANAFCLPGGKMAVYTGLIPVAKNADAVAVVMGHEIAHALLRHGAQRMSQQKLTQIGQMAGAMSGMDPQQQQMVMAAMGYGYLLPYAREHETQADEVGLMLAAAACFNPQEAVPLWQRMSEASGGQAPPEFSSTHPNPGTRIQNLTALMPKAMEYRQKFCPQGAAQ is encoded by the coding sequence ATGAGGCAAGATCCAAACGGGCGCTCGCACTACGGGCAGGGCGGCGGGCGGCGGGGCGGCGGACTGGGCAACCTGCGCTGGCTGATCCTGCTGGGCTTCCTGGTGTATGGCGGCTGCTATTACCTCAACAATCGCGTGGTCGATCCGTACACCGGCGAGAAAGTGCTGATCGACAACTCGATCGGCGTGGAAGAGGAAAAGGCCCTGGGCCTGCAGGCCTACGAGGAAATCCTGCAGCAGGAGCGCCCGGTCGATCCCAACTCGCAGATCGCGCAACAGGTGCGCACCATCGCGCAACGCCTGATCGCGAAGATCCCCGAAGTCGAAGCCGCCATCGCGGCGGAGAAGGGCACCCAGCCCAGCGGCAACTGGAAGACCTTCGAGTGGGACGTCAACGTCATCCAGTCCGACCAGGCTAATGCCTTCTGCCTGCCGGGCGGCAAGATGGCGGTCTACACCGGGCTGATCCCGGTGGCGAAGAACGCCGACGCGGTAGCGGTCGTGATGGGCCACGAGATCGCCCACGCGCTGCTGCGCCACGGCGCGCAGCGCATGTCGCAGCAGAAGCTCACCCAGATCGGCCAGATGGCCGGCGCAATGAGCGGCATGGACCCGCAACAGCAGCAGATGGTGATGGCCGCGATGGGGTACGGCTACCTGCTGCCGTATGCACGCGAGCACGAGACGCAGGCCGATGAAGTCGGCCTGATGCTGGCCGCGGCCGCCTGCTTCAACCCGCAGGAAGCCGTGCCGCTGTGGCAGCGCATGAGCGAAGCCAGCGGCGGACAGGCACCGCCGGAGTTTTCCTCCACCCACCCGAATCCCGGCACGCGCATCCAGAACCTCACCGCGCTGATGCCCAAGGCGATGGAGTACCGCCAGAAGTTCTGTCCGCAGGGAGCGGCGCAATGA
- a CDS encoding SRPBCC domain-containing protein yields the protein MRGLAGVLLFFVAGFAVPAQAAVKDAQPSGFTIENSEWVPVAPQVAYAALVNDVGRWWPADHTWWGDASKLAISDKAGGCFCEINGAQQAWHMTVTFTDPGKLMRMTGGLGPLQGMGLHGALEWRFTEENGGTRITLWYRAGGYTPDDMSKFAPVVDKVQGLQLGGLAAFLRKGTDGAPR from the coding sequence ATGAGGGGGCTGGCCGGTGTCCTGCTGTTCTTCGTCGCGGGCTTCGCGGTACCGGCGCAGGCTGCGGTCAAGGACGCGCAGCCCAGCGGCTTCACCATCGAGAATTCCGAATGGGTGCCGGTCGCGCCGCAGGTGGCGTACGCGGCGCTGGTCAACGATGTCGGCCGCTGGTGGCCGGCCGACCACACCTGGTGGGGCGACGCGTCGAAGCTCGCCATCAGCGACAAGGCCGGTGGCTGCTTCTGCGAGATCAACGGCGCGCAGCAGGCGTGGCACATGACGGTGACCTTCACCGATCCGGGCAAGCTCATGCGCATGACCGGCGGCCTCGGCCCGTTGCAGGGCATGGGCCTGCACGGTGCACTGGAGTGGCGCTTCACCGAAGAGAACGGCGGCACCCGCATCACCCTGTGGTATCGCGCCGGCGGCTACACGCCGGATGACATGAGCAAGTTCGCGCCCGTCGTGGACAAGGTGCAGGGCCTGCAACTCGGTGGCCTGGCCGCCTTCCTGCGCAAGGGCACCGACGGCGCCCCGCGCTGA
- a CDS encoding VOC family protein — MPHIIPMQPVRHLPRAIAFYEQLGFTVEDRRDDWGWAKLRWGDCRVMLDQSINVNPDTPRNAVLYLYPDNIDAFHAQARANGLDVPDLDTTFYGMREFRIDDPDGNRLWIGQARGVEGA, encoded by the coding sequence ATGCCCCACATCATTCCCATGCAACCTGTCCGCCATCTGCCGCGGGCGATCGCGTTCTACGAACAGCTCGGCTTCACCGTCGAGGATCGCCGCGACGACTGGGGCTGGGCGAAGCTGCGCTGGGGCGACTGCCGGGTGATGCTGGACCAGTCGATCAACGTGAACCCGGATACGCCGCGCAACGCGGTGCTCTATCTCTACCCCGACAACATCGACGCCTTCCATGCGCAGGCACGCGCGAATGGTCTGGACGTCCCCGACCTGGACACTACGTTCTACGGCATGCGCGAGTTCCGCATCGACGATCCGGACGGCAACCGGTTGTGGATCGGGCAGGCGCGCGGGGTCGAAGGCGCCTGA